A genomic window from Gemmatimonadota bacterium includes:
- a CDS encoding PQQ-binding-like beta-propeller repeat protein codes for MHILVRSLLLAGALPVLASPLAAQRGTNGSWPFYAGDAGSTRYSALSLIDARNVGTLQTAWRWSSTALGGEPEYNSRVTPLFVDGVLYATAGWDRTVVALDAGTGALLWRYTHDEGERAGSAPRRNSGRGVAWWADGDDRRVLLVTPAFFLVALDARTGQPVPGFGTGGVVDLREGLGREVDAVHERIGSSSPPIVVGDVVVVGSAHPGGGAPDRPDQAPGPVRGYDVRTGALRWTFHTLPRPGEAGYDTWAEGTAERTGNTAAWAPLTADPELGYVYLPVEASTGDYYGGHRPGDNLFSQSLVCLDARTGERVWHFQTVHHGIWDYDPPAAPILADLTVDGQPVRAVVQLTKQGFAFVFDRVSGAPVWPIEERAVPQSDVPGEVTSPTQPFPTRPAPFDRQGVTEDDLLDLTPALKQEALALARQFRMGPLFTPPSLREEGGTQGTLTLPGSLGGANWPGGALDVATGILYVSSATSPSVLALGTSDASTMRYVSVRSGVRLERGGGPQGLPLIKPPWGRITAIDLNTGEHVWMRPNGEAPDYVRDHPALAGREIGYWGRPDRGGLLVTATLLLAGEGGGMYAGYGSGGTRLRAHDKATGRTLAELELPARQSGVPMTYLHEGRQYVLVTVGAPDHPAELVALTLPAGPERP; via the coding sequence ATGCACATCCTCGTCCGATCCCTGCTCCTGGCCGGCGCGTTGCCCGTGCTGGCCTCGCCGCTGGCCGCGCAACGCGGCACGAACGGCAGCTGGCCCTTCTACGCCGGCGACGCCGGCTCCACCCGCTACTCCGCACTCTCCCTCATCGACGCGCGCAACGTCGGTACGCTGCAGACGGCCTGGCGCTGGTCCAGCACCGCGCTCGGGGGTGAGCCCGAGTACAACAGCCGCGTGACGCCGCTGTTCGTCGACGGCGTGCTCTACGCGACGGCCGGATGGGACCGCACGGTCGTGGCGCTGGATGCGGGCACCGGCGCGCTCCTGTGGCGCTACACGCACGACGAAGGCGAGCGCGCGGGGAGCGCACCCCGCCGCAACTCGGGCCGGGGCGTGGCGTGGTGGGCGGACGGAGACGATCGCCGCGTCCTCCTGGTCACGCCCGCCTTCTTCCTCGTCGCGCTGGACGCGCGCACCGGACAGCCCGTGCCGGGCTTCGGGACCGGCGGCGTCGTGGATCTGCGGGAGGGCCTGGGCCGCGAGGTCGACGCGGTGCACGAGCGCATCGGCTCCAGCTCGCCGCCCATCGTGGTGGGCGACGTCGTGGTGGTGGGATCGGCCCACCCGGGCGGCGGGGCGCCCGACCGTCCCGACCAGGCGCCAGGGCCCGTGCGCGGCTACGACGTGCGGACCGGCGCGCTCCGGTGGACCTTCCACACGCTTCCCCGGCCCGGAGAGGCGGGCTACGACACCTGGGCGGAGGGCACCGCGGAGCGGACCGGGAACACGGCCGCCTGGGCGCCGCTGACGGCCGATCCCGAGCTGGGGTACGTGTACCTGCCGGTCGAGGCGTCCACGGGCGACTACTACGGAGGGCACCGTCCGGGCGACAACCTCTTCTCGCAGAGCCTGGTGTGCCTGGATGCGCGCACGGGCGAGCGCGTCTGGCACTTCCAGACCGTGCACCACGGGATCTGGGACTACGACCCACCCGCCGCTCCCATCCTGGCGGACCTGACGGTGGACGGGCAGCCGGTGCGGGCCGTCGTGCAGCTCACCAAGCAGGGCTTCGCGTTCGTGTTCGATCGGGTGAGCGGCGCGCCGGTGTGGCCGATCGAGGAGCGCGCCGTGCCTCAGAGCGACGTGCCCGGCGAGGTGACGTCCCCCACGCAGCCCTTCCCGACGCGACCGGCCCCGTTCGACCGGCAGGGCGTGACCGAGGACGACCTGCTCGACCTGACCCCCGCGCTGAAGCAGGAGGCCCTGGCGCTGGCGCGGCAGTTCCGCATGGGCCCGCTGTTCACGCCGCCTTCGTTGCGCGAGGAGGGCGGGACGCAGGGTACGCTCACGCTGCCGGGCAGCCTGGGCGGCGCCAACTGGCCCGGCGGCGCGCTGGACGTGGCGACCGGCATCCTGTACGTCTCCTCGGCCACCTCCCCGTCGGTGCTGGCGCTGGGCACGTCGGATGCGTCCACGATGCGCTACGTGTCCGTCCGCTCCGGCGTGCGGCTGGAGCGGGGCGGTGGGCCGCAGGGACTGCCGTTGATCAAGCCGCCGTGGGGGCGGATCACGGCCATCGACCTGAACACGGGTGAGCACGTCTGGATGAGGCCGAACGGCGAAGCTCCCGACTACGTGCGCGACCACCCGGCCCTCGCGGGTCGGGAGATCGGATATTGGGGCCGCCCCGACCGTGGCGGGCTGCTGGTTACCGCCACGCTGTTGCTCGCGGGTGAGGGGGGCGGGATGTACGCCGGCTACGGCTCGGGCGGCACGCGGCTCCGGGCCCACGACAAGGCCACGGGACGGACGCTCGCGGAGCTGGAGCTCCCCGCCCGTCAGTCCGGTGTCCCCATGACCTACCTGCACGAGGGCCGCCAGTACGTGCTGGTCACCGTGGGCGCGCCCGACCACCCGGCCGAGCTGGTGGCGCTGACCCTGCCGGCCGGACCGGAACGGCCGTGA
- a CDS encoding nuclear transport factor 2 family protein, which produces MRWTTLGAAVLVTGMGASPARAQSGDEAAVMAVVEGMFDAMRAKDADALRALFTEDARLVSTGTDAEGRARARVVPMADFATNIGSATAYLDEQIWDEEVRIHDNLATVWVKYALFVDQQFSHCGVDAFQLFRGADGWKIFQIADTQRRQECWMPPS; this is translated from the coding sequence ATGAGGTGGACGACGCTGGGGGCGGCGGTGCTGGTGACGGGGATGGGCGCGAGCCCGGCCCGGGCCCAGAGCGGGGACGAGGCGGCCGTGATGGCGGTCGTGGAGGGCATGTTCGACGCGATGCGCGCCAAGGATGCCGACGCGCTCCGGGCCCTGTTCACGGAGGATGCCCGGCTGGTCAGCACCGGCACGGACGCCGAAGGACGGGCCCGGGCCCGCGTGGTGCCCATGGCGGACTTCGCCACCAACATCGGGAGCGCCACGGCCTACCTGGACGAGCAGATCTGGGACGAGGAGGTCCGCATCCACGACAACCTGGCCACGGTCTGGGTCAAGTACGCCCTGTTCGTGGACCAGCAGTTCAGCCACTGCGGGGTGGATGCCTTCCAGCTCTTCAGGGGCGCGGACGGCTGGAAGATCTTCCAGATCGCCGACACGCAGCGGCGCCAGGAGTGCTGGATGCCGCCGTCCTAG